From a single Micromonas commoda chromosome 5, complete sequence genomic region:
- a CDS encoding predicted protein, with protein MTTPRLRHYLAVGGADACVLNVKAEWEVVKRWEASKAPVNALEFAPDAKALYAGCSDHNLRVIA; from the coding sequence atgacgacgccccgGCTCCGCCACTACCTggccgtgggcggcgccgacgcgtgcgtgcTCAACGTCAAGGCGGAGTGGGAGGTGGTGAAGAGGTGGGAGGCGAGCAAGGCGCCGGTGAACGCGCTGGAGTTTGCGCCGGATGCCAAGGCGCTCTACGCGGGCTGCAGCGACCACAACCTCAGGGTCATTGCGTGA
- a CDS encoding predicted protein: MARHTAIFALAAFLALAAFDGADATTCISSSNPLDNNKEYFSVTDRVAVDGTAAGSAEVTVAGDFSITYHKHFKVLKNLLVTPAKTYVLRMCGSDVPTKYPNGTAIESDAKHFSVPVKGVGVGGSIPMAFLEQLDLLDKIKVADPQYVHSPCIRNAEKAGTILGQGSGHLHAAGWANKTKDNDAVELVVTDSWNTGACSCDKDVVFDPSTDDTPLGRAEWIKYISTFFNEEGRANVAFAREKAAYDATKKIAKDAADVHASLQKPKKKCAWVNEAYDSNWNSYWKLDIAPYKLAYCADAGMEAVTDKDSQGYAKNYVKSGNRLTNALADVDVVIDETYDSDPATNLDTKEKVLAKLGITLKEGAVLLRLDRELSDNSATSTKFYEINSGNSGINWAWSESGVLRPAHVLQGLVHAVWPNSVKEIDPACVDYFRDVTAGEKPVVKDHTHCTKWDKANADAQCVTNIIFRDSPAAKPSFIVAILVALVVALIGA; encoded by the exons ATGGCGCGTCACACCGCAatcttcgcgctcgcg GCGTTCCTggctctcgccgcgttcgacggcgccgacgcgaccaCCTGCATCAGCAGCAGTAACCCCCTGGACAATAACAAGGAGTACTTCTCCGTCACCGACAGGGTCGCGgtcgacggcaccgccgcgggatccgccgaggtcaccgtcgccggcgattTCTCAATCACCTACCACAAGCACTTCAAGGTTCTCAAGAACCTCCTCGTGACCCCGGCGAAGACCTACGTCCTGCGCATGTGCGGCTCGGACGTCCCCACGAAGTACCCCAACGGCACTGCCATCGAATCCGACGCCAAGCACTTCTCCGTCCCCGtcaagggcgtcggcgtcggcggctccaTCCCGATGGCCttcctcgagcagctcgacctcctcgacaAGATCAAGGTTGCCGATCCCCAGTACGTCCACTCGCCGTGCATCAGGaacgccgagaaggcggGCACGATCCTCGGCCAGGGCTCGGGCCATCTCCATGCCGCCGGGTGGGCCAACAAGACCAAGGAcaacgacgccgtcgaactAGTGGTGACGGACTCGTGGAACACTGGCGCCTGCAGCTGCGATAAAGACGTCGTCTTCGATCCGTCCACGGACGACACCCCGCTCGGCCGCGCCGAGTGGATCAAGTACATCTCCACCTTCTTCAACGAGGAGGGCCGCGCCAACGTCGCCTTCGCGCGCGAGAAGGCGGCCTACGACGCGACCAAGAAAATCgccaaggacgccgcggatgtgCACGCGTCGCTCCAGAAGCCCAAGAAGAAGTGCGCCTGGGTCAACGAAGCCTACGATTCTAACTGGAACAGCTACTGGAAGCTCGACATCGCCCCGTATAAGCTCGCGTactgcgccgacgcgggcatGGAGGCGGTCACCGACAAGGACTCCCAAGGCTATGCCAAGAACTACGTCAAGTCCGGGAACCGCTTGACaaacgccctcgccgacgtggacgtcgtcatcgacgagaCGTACGACTCCGATCCCGCGACGAACCTGGACACCAAGGAGAAGGTTCTCGCGAAGCTCGGCATCACGCTCAAGGAGGGCGCCGTGCTCCTCCGTCTCGATCGCGAGCTCTCCGACAACAGCGCCACCTCCACCAAATTTTACGAGATCAACTCGGGCAACTCCGGCATCAACTGGGCGTGGTCCGAGTCCGGCGTCCTTCGCCCGGCGCACGTCCTCCAGGGCCTCGTGCACGCCGTCTGGCCGAACTCCGTGAAGGAGATCGACCCCGCCTGCGTCGACTACTTccgcgacgtcaccgcgggcgagaaGCCCGTCGTCAAGGACCACACCCACTGCACGAAGTGGGACAAGGCCAACGCCGATGCGCAGTGCGTGACCAACATCATCTTCCGCGACTCCCCCGCGGCCAAGCCGTCTTtcatcgtcgccatcctcgtcgccctcgtcgtcgccctcatCGGCGCGTAA
- a CDS encoding predicted protein, which translates to MSDPARVEALVQAECAATGAVVRKSRRGGGGGGSTNSNATKVPKPSGTYEVSRAVQRAAPPASTSAPSSLANDDDAEGLRRAAVHHWRARMMVKLSSLYADAAWDAQEKPRKFFIKHRGFGPTHGRKDLPTHRRMFLRCALASAERAFELASSSFECATLRACILSLINAEDGPDAADAALSRACAACRHAIRLHERWARDASRETFEVSVLHSPGGGSDAGHGVGSGAPSSAHRAPPPAGASGSAARRIESLRSMATYAAHVLADRRGGWDFETSWVRETGDEWIDEEAEKAAKRVAAVILDDDDEDGEDDEDEDEDDDDEDAGGGWDMWQSPSILDYSLAALRGPP; encoded by the coding sequence ATGAGCGATCCCGCGAGGGTCGAGGCCCTGGTGCAGGCCGagtgcgccgcgaccggcgcggtcgtccgcAAGTCcaggcgaggaggaggaggaggaggatctACGAATAGTAATGCCACCAAGGTGCCCAAGCCCTCGGGGACGTACGaggtctcgcgcgcggtgcaacgcgcggcgccgcccgcctccacgagcgccccgtcctccctcgcaaacgacgacgacgccgagggcctgcgccgcgccgccgtgcaccACTGGCGCGCGAGAATGATGGTCAAGCTGAGCTCCCTctacgccgacgccgcgtgggaCGCGCAGGAGAAGCCCCGCAAGTTCTTCATCAAGCACCGCGGCTTCGGCCCCACGCACGGCCGTAAGGACCTCCCGACGCACCGCCGCATGTTCCTACGATGCGCACTAgcgagcgcggagcgcgccttcgagctcgcgtcgtcgtccttcgaGTGCGCCACACTTCGCGCGTGCATCCTCTCGCTCATAAACGCCGAGgacggacccgacgccgccgacgccgcgctgtccagggcgtgcgccgcgtgtCGCCACGCGATTCGCCTGCACGAGCGATGGGCGCgtgacgcgtcgcgggagaCGTTCGAGGTTAGCGTGCTGCACAGCCCGGGTGGGGGAAGCGACGCGGGGCACGGAGTGGGGAGCGGCGCTCCCTCGTCGGCTCATCGGGCTCCtccccccgcgggcgcgtcggggtccgCGGCCCGGCGGATCGAATCGCTCAGGTCCATGgcgacgtacgcggcgcacgtgctcgcggacaggcgcggcgggtgggacTTCGAGACGTCGTGGGTGAGGGAGACGGGGGACGAGTGGATCGACGAGGaagcggagaaggcggcgaagagagtcgccgccgtcatactcgacgatgacgacgaggacggagaggacgacgaggacgaggacgaggacgatgacgacgaggatgcgggcggcgggtgggacATGTGGCAGTCGCCGAGTATACTCGACTATAGCCTCGCGGCTCTTCGCGGGCCGCCGTAG
- a CDS encoding predicted protein, with protein sequence MCVDPKHKSWTPRELAKAPPERVLIAIDGRVHDCAGWLRRHPGGAALLRTYAGRDASDVFAAFHGPEVYKTLKAFDVGCVVEEPVVENPGLDGALTGAYARARRKETAAFRKLREELWREGAFERSVGAIAVTVARLLIILALAMWFTLRRTEWVTTSRAAGAVFLGLFWQQSLLLAHDCCHRCLTRNTAVDKRLGYVFGTLIGGVGAGWWNMEHCEHHAVTQVIDGDPSAGSHPVLCPHTSMIDKLGPILRAVVNFQALYYVPICVFVGRVNLHIISILKAPTKDKLTDLCLMAGYAAYNALILQSVEPSARATYFVISNTVCGVLHLVLNMNHYPMPMLSFDTAMDLGFFRFQCVTTLNIASNGWTSWYYGGLENQIEHHLFPLMPRHYLPKITQRVKKLCEDHAVPFTVAAGFFDANNKVMKTLNNATRNIDVVLSRKDSHGNVSTPSELHEE encoded by the coding sequence ATGTGCGTCGACCCCAAGCACAAGTCGTGGACCCCGAGGGAGCTCGCCAAAGCCCCGCCCGAGCGCGTGCTGATCGCgatcgacgggcgcgtgcaCGACTGCGCGGGATGGCTGCGACGGCAtccgggcggggcggcgctgCTGAGGACGTACGCCGGGcgagacgcgagcgacgtgtTCGCCGCGTTTCACGGGCCGGAGGTGTACAAGACGCTCAAGGCGTTTGACGTCGGgtgcgtcgtcgaggagccggTCGTGGAGAACCCCGGGTTGGACGGCGCGCTGACCGGGGCGTACGCCagggcgcggaggaaggAGACCGCGGCATTCAGAAAACTCCGCGAGGAGCTgtggcgcgagggcgcgttcgagcggagcgtgggcgcgatcgccgtgACGGTGGCGAGACTGTTGATCATCCTCGCGTTGGCGATGTGGTTCACGCTGCGGCGGACCGAGTGGGTGacgacatcgcgcgcggcgggcgccgtctTTCTGGGCCTGTTCTGGCAGCAATCTCTGCTCCTGGCGCACGACTGCTGCCACCGGTGTCTGACCAGGaacaccgcggtggacaagcGCTTGGGATACGTCTTCGGCACCCTgatcggcggcgtgggcgcgggaTGGTGGAACATGGAGCACTGCGAGCACCACGCCGTGACGCaggtcatcgacggcgacccgTCCGCGGGGTCCCATCCCGTGCTCTGTCCGCACACCAGCATGATCGACAAGTTGGGCCCGATCCTTCGCGCGGTGGTGAACTTCCAGGCGCTGTACTACGTCCCGATATGCGTCTTCGTGGGACGGGTTAACCTGCACATCATATCCATCCTCAAGGCGCCGACGAAGGACAAGCTCACGGACTTGTGCCTCATGGCGGGCTACGCCGCGTACAACGCGCTCATCCTGCAGTCGGTGGAACCGAGTGCGAGGGCGACGTATTTCGTCATCTCCAACACGGTGTGTGGGGTGTTGCACCTGGTGCTGAACATGAACCACTACCCGATGCCGATGTTGTCCTTCGACACCGCGATGGACCTCGGGTTCTTCCGGTTCCAGTGCGTCACGACGCTCAACATCGCGTCGAACGGGTGGACGTCTTGGTACTACGGCGGGCTCGAGAACCAGATCGAGCACCACCTGTTTCCGCTCATGCCCAGGCATTACCTCCCGAAGATCACGCAACGGGTGAAGAAACTGTGCGAGGACCACGCGGTGCCGTtcacggtcgccgcggggttctTCGACGCGAACAACAAAGTCATGAAGACGTTGAACAACGCCACCAGGAACATCGACGTGGTGCTGAGTCGAAAAGACTCGCACGGGAAcgtctcgacgccgagcgaaCTTCACGAGGAATGA
- a CDS encoding predicted protein, with translation MARGERRHVPHDPAAPSPPPYRDDNLDRSPAKARFTSTRDKYGSPRVSKLTAGTVKLGGPLTPFPSEVMKPEPQGLVLVPKVKVDLARARYTKGRDMPSRPTSATTAHSATSMVHYQTTKERLLKEKEWERVHPRQFIKVSRTARPGDREGMAPDPTVETARTAMEKRRALEHEAAVAHLEKLRVEAIEERDAAVAERRSLTTAHIRREFGAQRERRRDWCERAVATAAWKPMDANRFEQTLAAERDLALTYDPKGLAETMRSSTTYAAYFEEHARCTRATAAAEGGCKDAGSGRSSRCENEERERDARAIAELDDFDERVGYFHETSLRDRCKDRGWILSPAGRRTGGVPATPTTLRVSNPPVSFQSPDF, from the exons ATGGCTCGCGGGGAGAGGCGGCACGTGCCGCACGATCCGGCGGCTCCCAGCCCCCCGCCGTATCGCGATGACAACCTCGATCGCTCCCCGGCCAAGGCGCGGttcacgtcgacgcgggacAAGTACggctcgccgagggtgtCCAAGCTCACCGCGGGCACCGTGAAGCTCGGCGGTCCCCTCACGCCCTTCCCGTCGGAGGTGATGAAGCCCGAGCCGCAGGGGCTGGTGCTGGTGCCCAAGGTGAAGGTCGAtctcgcgcgagcgaggtACACGAAGGGGCGGGACATGCCCTCGAGGCCCACGAGCGCCACGACTGCGCACAGCGCCACCTCCATGGTCCACTACCAGACCACCAAGGAGCGGCTCCTGAAGGAGAAGGAGTGGGAGAGG GTTCACCCGAGGCAGTTCATCAAGGTGTCGCGGACCGCGCGacccggcgaccgcgagggcATGGCCCCGGACCCCACCGTCGAGACCGCCAGGACCGCGATGGagaagcgacgcgcgctggagcacgaagccgccgtcgcgcatctGGAGAAACTGAGGGTGGAGGCCATAGaggagagggacgcggcggtggcggaacGGAGGTCGCTGACCACCGCGCACATAAGGCGAGAGTTCGGGGCGCAGCGGGAGAGGCGACGGGACTggtgcgagcgcgcggtggcgacggcggcgtggaagCCGATGGATGCGAACCGATTCGAACAGACGCTCGCGGCCGAGCGAGACCTCGCGCTCACCTACGACCCGAAGGGACTGGCGGAGACGATGCGGTCGTCCACGACGTACGCGGCGTACTTCGAGGAGCACGCGAGGTgcacgagggcgacggcggcggcggagggcgggtGCAAGGACGCGGGTTCGGgcaggagctcgaggtgCGAGAATGAGGAGCgagaacgcgacgcgagagccatcgccgagctggACGATTTCGACGAGCGGGTTGGGTACTTTCACGAGACGAGTTTGAGGGACAGGTGTAAGGACAGGGGATGGATCCTGAGCCCGGCGGGGAGGCGAACCGGCGGggtgcccgcgacgccgacgacgctccGCGTGAGTAACCCGCCGGTGAGCTTCCAGAGCCCTGATTTTTAA
- a CDS encoding predicted protein: MVYSKRGGCCCAFAFVLEAIALAAALIAITGTFWLDPVVTDAGSVLPGVQNAGLWKVCYPEAPVELATPDDIGTSDDGAVAATLFATDPGDPDADAVVSGFADDAPVAPRRAGPPAASAADTKDASEESLSDRLTNTSMVLSNIRRDLDENLPWTEGSPNSQCVTITGYREMTLYSDVWGHDFGSKVDATRALTIVFVMLGFVRLLHSMIVSVCTGDYAAGATCTGGALTTTQVLAGWAGWLIYLWILLDMSRAVDAHARAAAAGAEIDVENAGEVSNYWGYSFWLFLASTLVTSVGAFFGCW, translated from the coding sequence ATGGTGTACAGCAAACGAGGCGGGTGCTGCtgcgcgttcgcgttcgtcctcgaggcgatcgccctcgcggcggcgctcatcgccatCACCGGCACCTTCTGGCTCGACCccgtcgtcaccgacgccggctcCGTGCTCCCCGGCGTGCAAAACGCCGGCCTGTGGAAGGTGTGTTACCCCGAAGcccccgtcgagctcgcgacgcccgacGATATCGGAACATCGGACGACGgagcggtcgccgcgacgctcttcGCCACTGACCCGGGGgatcccgacgcggacgcggtggtgtcggggttcgccgacgacgcacccgtcgctccgaggagggcgggaccaccggccgcgtccgccgccgataCGAAGGACGCTTCCGAGGAAAGTCTCTCGGACAGGCTGACAAACACGTCGATGGTGCTGTCGAACATACGAAGGGACCTTGACGAGAACCTCCCTTGGACCGAGGGCTCGCCAAACTCCCAGTGCGTGACGATCACGGGATACCGCGAGATGACTCTCTACTCCGACGTGTGGGGCCACGATTTCGGGTCCAAGGTGGACGCCACGAGGGCGCTGACGATTGTCTTCGTGATGCTCGGCTTTGTCCGCCTGCTCCACTCGATGATAGTCTCGGTGTGCACCGGAGActacgccgccggcgcgacgtgcaCCGGGGGCgcgctgacgacgacgcaggtCCTCGCCGGGTGGGCCGGGTGGCTGATTTACCTGTGGATCCTGCTGGACATGTcccgcgccgtggacgcgcacgcgcgggccgccgccgcgggtgcggaGATTGACGTCGAGAACGCCGGCGAGGTGTCCAACTACTGGGGGTACTCGTTCTGGCTGTTCCTGGCGTCGACGCTGGTGACGTCCGTTGGGGCGTTCTTCGGGTGCTGGTGA
- a CDS encoding predicted protein, translating into YNKAMAEYSKTPFEYRHELGLYYHFILPNLIVGTQPQTREDIDRLKDVEGVTCMFDTQQDKDKDYWKVDAGAIRDQMNKRGVLHVRQPFVDFNADSLRVGLPKAVAQMDKVLREGHVVYCHCTAGMGRSPGVAIGYLYWCLNFDSLDQAYDFLTSKRPCGPKKESIRLATVDMLR; encoded by the coding sequence TACAACAAAGCCATGGCCGAGTATTCCAAGACCCCGTTCGAGTACAGGCACGAGCTCGGCCTCTATTACCACTTCATCCTGCCCAACCTCATAGTGGGCACGCAGCCGCAGACCAGGGAGGACATCGACAGGCTCAAGGACGTCGAGGGAGTGACGTGCATGTTCGACACGCAGCAGGATAAGGATAAGGATTACTGGAaagtcgacgcgggcgccattCGCGATCAGATGAACAAGAGGGGTGTGCTGCACGTCAGGCAGCCGTTCGTCGACTTCAACGCCGATTCCCTGCGCGTCGGCCTGCCCAAGGCCGTCGCACAGATGGACAAGGTTCTCAGGGAGGGTCACGTCGTCTACTGCCACTGCACCGCGGGCATGGGCCGctcccccggcgtcgccatcggcTACCTCTACTGGTGCCTCAACTTCGATTCCCTCGATCAGGCGTACGACTTCCTCACCAGCAAACGGCCGTGCGGCCCGAAGAAGGAGAGCATCCGTCTGGCGACGGTGGACATGCTGCGG
- a CDS encoding predicted protein: protein MGTAAKRREKRKAAKAAAAQGKGKKAAKGKKAAAAAAAAATDSEDDVVIEYVAAPPEVDDADGGAFKEFGEIFAKFASREDGVAATFVKREEGVDAAETEGGVKKEEGDAKEENDGDDEGGEDSDDEDELSRKKKKLLTRMKIAELKQHCSKPEVVEVWDTSAADPRLLVYLKAYRNTIPVPAHWSQKRKFLQGKRGIEKPPWQLPGFIEATGIQKLRDAYAEKEDQKRLKQKGKDRTTAKLGKIDIDYQVLHDAFFKFQTKPKMSKVGELYFEGKEFEMDLGGKKPGVLSEEVKEALGMSDDGPPPWLINMQRYGPPPSYPNLKIPGLSAPIPPGAAFGYHPGGWGKPPVDEYGNPIYGDVFGVYGTKEHDDRTPYDAVVDKTKRWGQMEELSESESEYEEDEEDEEDGDGTELGDDDVRAGIASMSSLQTGVETPAAPLDLRKRSGPASEAEPARELYQVLQTKDAGVAGTDIMGSAHTYVVPSERVGLVPGSKEEQRAAAAAAREGTDIALNPEDLERGLDEAGVAARYDAEVAARKASAAPEDFSDMVADQARRAKRKADQKSKEKDAKKFKF, encoded by the exons atgggcacggcggcgaagaggcgCGAGAAGCGCAAAGCGGCGaaggccgcggccgcgcag GGCAAGGGCAAGAAGGCCGCCAAGGGcaagaaggctgcggcggcggcggcggcggcggcgaccgactccgaggacgacgtcgtcatcgagtacgtcgccgcgccccccgaggttgacgacgccgacggcggggcgTTCAAGGAGTTTGGGGAGATCTTCGCCAagttcgcctcgcgcgaggacggcgtggcggcgacgttcgtcaaacgcgaggagggcgtcgacgccgcggagaccgagggcggcgtgaagaaggaggagggcgacgccaaggaggagaacgacggcgacgacgagggcggcgaagactccgacgacgaggatgagctCAGccggaagaagaagaagctgcTGACGCGGATGaagatcgccgagctcaagcaGCACTGCTCCAAGCCCGAGGTGGTGGAGGTGTGGGAtaccagcgcggcggacccgagGCTGCTCGTTTACCTCAAGGCGTATCGCAACACCATCCCGGTGCCCGCGCACTGGAGCCAGAAGCGAAAGTTTCTGCAGGGGAAGCGCGGCATCGAGAAGCCGCCGTGGCAGCTGCCGGGTTTCATCGAGGCCACCGGCATCCAGAAACTTCGCGACGCCtacgccgagaaggaggatCAGAAGCGGCTGAAGCAGAAGGGTAAGGATCGGACCACCGCCAAGCTGGGAAAGATCGACATCGACTACCAGGTGCTCCACGACGCCTTCTTCAAGTTTCAGACGAAACCCAAGATGTCCAAAGTCGGCGAGTTGTACTTCGAGGGCAAGGAGTTCGAGATGGACTTGGGGGGAAAGAAGCCCGGCGTGCTCTCCGAGGAGGTgaaggaggcgctcggcatGTCCGACGACGGCCCTCCCCCGTGGCTCATCAACATGCAGCGATACGGCCCTCCCCCGTCGTATCCCAACCTGAAGATCCCCGGGCTGTCCGCGCCGATccccccgggcgcggcgttcgggTACCACCCCGGCGGATGGGGCAAACCCCCGGTCGACGAGTACGGCAACCCCATCTACGGCGACGTGTTCGGCGTGTACGGCACGAAGGAGCACGACGATCGCACCCCctacgacgccgtcgtcgacaaGACCAAACGATGGGGCCAGATGGAGGAGCTCTCCGAGTCTGAGAGCGAatacgaggaggacgaggaggacgaggaggacggcgacggcacggagctcggggacgacgacgttcgcgcgggtATCGCGTCCATGTCCAGCCTGCAGACGGGCGTGgagacgcccgccgcgccgctcgacctTCGCAAGCGATCGGGCCCCGCCTCGGAGGCGGAACCCGCCCGGGAGCTCTACCAGGTTTTACAGACgaaggacgcgggcgtcgcggggacgGACATCATGGGCAGCGCGCACACGTACGTGGTACCCAGCGAGAGGGTGGGCTTGGTTCCCGGGAGCAAGGAGGAGcaacgggcggcggcggcggcggcgagggagggcaCCGACATCGCGTTAAACCCGGAGGACCTGGAGCGGGGtctggacgaggcgggcgtggcggcgaggtacgacgcggaggtggcggcgcggaaggcgagcgcggcgccggaggatTTCTCGGACATGGTGGCGGATCAGGCGAGGCGGGCGAAGCGGAAGGCGGACCAGAAGAGCAAGGAGAAGGATGCCAAAAAGTTCAAGTTTTAG
- a CDS encoding predicted protein, giving the protein MARASTAFIFLALIAAAGHVDALCGVATRGCNAPAQFSGMKKSTTLPTIVASTGITQDFKDKLDEGHQVLINFAGGAGPTTAYILEGGGADAAYADFKTKNCEQTTFEGYCGADKLITQAKNSQGQGTQAFKGSGGKTCSCGHALESSAALYYILDSSTTAEVVGERAVHEMCHVTQMSRGEYFPTWLVEGGAVHTECLLQKKLTWSTQTYEDCFRTGGGRGGVIPNFRSYYDSTYGYTNGLKKGELRECGGFVGNSDTEATQKAGGADPSHLYYDTGTVAIAYIINKAGITSQQFWQSNELGKGFWNTIVPFDGHDLRTGYPGQCPEDKGWKKSLLAITKHATVAEFYAEFDAWAKTASVADVVAILETQSAIDTQTAGVFDLSTATEGTDHDPCGSATQWPPSPPPAPPSPPPPPLSAGSSLSGVVSAVVAAATVVLAGTGRA; this is encoded by the coding sequence aTGGCGCGTGCTTCCACTGCGTTCATCTTCCTCGccctcatcgcggcggccggccATGTGGACGCCCTGTGCGGCGTCGCAACCAGAGGCTGCAACGCACCGGCGCAGTTCTCCGGAATGAAGAAGTCCACGACCTTACCGACAATCGTCGCATCCACGGGAATCACGCAGGACTTCAAGGACAAGCTCGACGAGGGGCATCAGGTCCTCATCAACTTCGCCGGCGGAGCCGGCCCTACTACCGCGTACATCCtggaaggcggcggtgccgacgccgcctaCGCCGACTTCAAAACCAAGAACTGCGAGCAGACGACGTTCGAAGGTTATTGCGGAGCGGACAAATTGATCACCCAGGCCAAAAACTCCCAAGGGCAGGGAACCCAAGCCTTCAAGGGCTCCGGCGGCAAGACCTGCTCCTGCGGCCACGCGCTGGAATCGAGCGCGGCCTTGTACTACATCCTCGACTCTAGCACCACCGCTGAggtcgtcggtgagcgcgccgTTCACGAGATGTGTCACGTCACCCAGATGTCGCGGGGCGAGTATTTCCCGACGTGGCTggtggagggcggcgccgttcacACAGAATGCCTGCTTCAGAAGAAGCTCACGTGGTCCACGCAGACCTACGAGGACTGTTTCaggaccggcggcggacgcggtggcgtcaTCCCAAACTTTCGCTCGTACTACGACTCCACCTACGGGTACACTAACGGACTCAAGAAGGGCGAGCTCAGGGAgtgcggcggcttcgtcggcaACAGCGACACCGAGGCGACGCAGAaagcgggaggcgcggaccCCAGCCACCTGTACTACGACACCGGcaccgtcgccatcgcgtacATAATCAACAAGGCTGGCATCACGAGCCAGCAGTTCTGGCAGAGCAACGAGCTCGGCAAAGGGTTCTGGAATACAATTGTTCCGTTCGACGGCCACGACCTCAGAACCGGCTATCCCGGCCAGTGCCCCGAGGACAAGGGATGGAAGAAATCGTTGCTCGCCATCACCAAGCACGCCACCGTGGCAGAATTCTACGCCGAGTTCGACGCCTGGGCAAAGACCGCGTCGGTGGcagacgtcgtcgccatcctcgagaCGCAGTCCGCAATCGACACCCAGACGGCCGGAGTGTTCGACCTGTCCACCGCCACCGAGGGTACCGACCACGACCCGTGCGGGTCGGCGACCCAGTGGCCTccttcgcccccgccggcccctccatctcctccacCACCGCCTCTCTCGGCGGGTTCGAGTCTGTCGGGTGTCGTGtcggccgtcgtcgccgcggctacCGTCGTTCTCGCCGGGACGGGACGGGCTTAA